The window AATATTTTTGTTGGCACGCTTTCTTTGTCAAATATGGTGCTGTGGTGGATTCTTATAGGTATTGGTCTTGCAAGCTTGAGCGGGGCTTATATACCTTCGCATATATTTCACCGTTTCATGGGCCCGTCTGTATTAGGAATATTTGTTACACTTGCTTTGGCAACTGTACTTGAGGTTTGCTCAGAAGGGACGGCTCCTCTTGCCTTTGAGATTTACCGGCAGACAAAGGCGTTAGGGAACAGTTTTGTGTTTCTAATGGGAGGAGTAGTTACCGATTATACCGAGATAGGTCTTTTGTGGGCAAATATCGGGAGAAAAACTGCTATATGGCTTCCATTGGTAACAGTTCCACAGACGGTTATTATAGGTATATTTCTGAATCTTTTAATCCGCTAAAAAAAACCGCTTACTCCTTTCCATAGATAATAAAGGCCTACAATTACACCAATAATTTGGGCGGCAATTTGAAAATATTTATTGTTTTGCAGGGGCTTAGAAAATAATAGTAAAAAAGTCCATAGACTTGAACCCAGATAAAAACCGGCAAAGAAAATTACTGATTTAATTAGGCTTCCAAATTTCAAAACCTCGTTTAATCCTATCAAAAACGGCGGGCATAGATTCAATCCCAAAACAATTCCCAGGAAAAAAGGCATATTTTTTCCAGAAACATTTTTCCCGATTATTTTACACACGGGAGCATGGATTCGCATTTTTCCAATGCTAAACAAGATAAGCCAAATAGCCAGAATAACAGTCAAAGAATATAAAATATCAGGATTAATTTTTCCTTCAAAATAAATGCTTATATATCCGGCAAATAAAGCAAAGAAAAGATAGGCAATCAGCCTTCCTGCAAGAAATTTTAAAATTTGAATTAAAGGATTAAGTTCAGAGGCTAAAAGGTAAGGAAGAAAAATCGGCGCACATACAGTTATGCACCCAAAAGTATTGCTGAGGCCGAGGATAAAACCGTCAATCATAGAGTAATGTCATGCCGAATTTATTTCGGCATCTTTTATAGACCCTGAAATAAATTCAGGGTGACTCTCCTTTAAGTCGAGTCACTTTTCTTCAAAAGCAAAGACCGTGAAAGTATAAATATCTACGTTTCCTTTTTTCCATGCATCGGGTTCAAGACCGGCTTTTTGCCAGCAAAGCTCGTTCATAAATTCTTCTTTGCTTGGAAGCTGTTCCCAAACCTGAGGCAAGAAAAGGCCGCTTCTAAGCCCGCGTTTAATTAAAACGCCGTTTATATTTGGTT is drawn from Elusimicrobiota bacterium and contains these coding sequences:
- a CDS encoding sulfite exporter TauE/SafE family protein, with the translated sequence MIDGFILGLSNTFGCITVCAPIFLPYLLASELNPLIQILKFLAGRLIAYLFFALFAGYISIYFEGKINPDILYSLTVILAIWLILFSIGKMRIHAPVCKIIGKNVSGKNMPFFLGIVLGLNLCPPFLIGLNEVLKFGSLIKSVIFFAGFYLGSSLWTFLLLFSKPLQNNKYFQIAAQIIGVIVGLYYLWKGVSGFF